Proteins from a single region of Deinococcus sp. Leaf326:
- a CDS encoding HU family DNA-binding protein, translating into MTKKTVGSKPAAAPTEGNKIAKIQLVLQVAEKTGLTRKQADEAISALLDGTVEALRAGKTVGLPGLGTLSVKATVARTGVKPGTSEKIQIPAGKKVGFKVASTLKGTL; encoded by the coding sequence ATGACGAAAAAGACCGTGGGGAGCAAGCCGGCCGCAGCACCGACCGAGGGCAACAAGATCGCCAAGATCCAGCTCGTCCTACAGGTCGCCGAGAAGACCGGCCTGACCAGGAAACAGGCGGACGAGGCGATCAGCGCCCTGCTGGACGGCACGGTCGAGGCCCTGCGCGCCGGCAAGACCGTGGGTCTGCCCGGTCTGGGCACGCTGAGCGTCAAGGCCACCGTCGCCCGCACCGGCGTCAAGCCCGGCACGAGCGAGAAGATCCAGATCCCGGCCGGCAAGAAGGTCGGCTTCAAGGTCGCCAGCACCCTTAAGGGGACCCTTTAA